TATCGATTTTGCGAAGACGTGAACCTGCCGATTTCCATGGATGAAGCGGATTCAAAAGCCGACGATTTGATTCGAAAAGGACGATTGATGGGGTGGGAAGTAGATGGGGAGATTGTTTCGATGGCAAATGGCTCAAGGCCAACGGAAAGAAACATCAACATCAATTTTGTCTACACACCCATCAAGCATCGAAAGAAAGGCTTTGCTTCTGATTGTGTTGCAGCAATCTCCCAAATGATGTTGGATCAGGGCTACCAAACAACTAGTCTGTATACCGATCTCAGCAATCCTACTACAAACAAAATCTATCAGGAGATTGGATATGAGTGGGTTACAGATTCAGTTGTGATGAGGTTAGAAGAAAAACCATGCTCTTAAAAACAATCTGGTTCGACGTTTGGAAACCTTTTATTTTGCTGGAAAAAATCAGCTGTTTTTTCCAGTTCGCTATAAAACAAAAAAAGTCGCTATAAAAATGAAAAACTCGCTATAAAAACAAAAAAGTCGCTATTAAACCGAAAGTCCTACTATAAAAACGATAAAAAGGAGTTTCCATGGCTGCATATAATGTAATTCTATTGGATTTAGACGGAACGATTACAGACCCGAAAGTCGGAATTACCAAATCCGTTCAATATGCATTGCGGAAAATGGGTAAAGCTGCACCTAACGTCGATCAACTTGAAGGTTTTATTGGGCCTCCCCTTCAGGTTTCATTCGCTGAATACTTCGATTTTGATGAACACCAAACTGAGATGGCCATTGATTTTTACAGAGAAAGGTTTAAGGAAAAGGGGATATTCGAGAATGAGTTGTATCCAAACATTCCTGATCTATTAAAGTTTTTAAAAGAACAGAGTTTTAGTTTGGCTGTCGCTACTTCCAAACCTACCGTCTTTGCTGATCAAATATTAAAGCATTTTAAGATTGAACACTATTTTGACCTTGTTGTTGGAAGTAACCTTGATGGAACGAGAACATCAAAAACAGAAATCATTGAGTACATACTAAATGAGTACCACCAGCATATGCCGGAAGATTTTATTATGATTGGCGATCGGAAACACGATATTGAGGGTGCCTGTAATAACGGGATTGACTCAATAGGAGTGTTGTATGGATATGGATCTCTAGAAGAGTTAAGAAACTCCCGGCCTGTGTATATTGTCGAGAGCGTTGAACAGTTAAGGGAGGTTTTGATGGGGAGTCGCGTCAAATAATTAATTGGCGAAGCACAGGGACGTACCCAGTGAATCCTTTTAAAGGCAAGGATGGTAGCAGGAGAAACGTCCCCATGCTTCCTGAATTGTTCTGTAAAAGAGTTGATGGGAGTGGGGAATATAACAAGTTGGTGGATGATAAGCGAGCTACAACGTATCGTATGTAGATAAAAGCAGAGGGACAGATTCTCTGTTCATAAAAGAGCAGTATCTTCCCTCTGTTTCAGGCTGGACCTCCGTGCAAAACCAGCAGAAATGTCTCACTGTTTTGTAGGCAGCATGATTCGGATGGTTGTGCCTTTTCGGGGTTGGCTTTGGCCTTGGATAGTCCCGTTGTGGAGGTGGACGAGTTGTTTCGTGATGGCCATGCCAAGTCCTGAACCGCTTCCTGTTTCGCCGGTGTGAGTTCCTCTGTAATAGCGGCTGAATAGTTTTTCGAGTGTGGCGCTTTCCATGCCAATGCCATCATCTTCAATAGTAATGACAATTAAATGGTCCTCTATGGTGGTCAGTGTAACCGAAATGGCGGTGCCAGGCGGATTATATTTAATGGCATTGGCGATGACATTATCCATAATGCGCTGAAACCATTTTGGGTCAATGGAAGCAGTAATTGAATCAGGATACGGAGTGAAATCAAATGATTTGTCTTGATGGGCGGGATCATTAATGTAATGGATGATGATCCGCCGAATAAATTCGTTCAAATCGGTCGGCTCCTTGGCAATTGGCAAAGCATGGTTTTTGAGCCGGTAGGTTAATGTTAGGTCCTCCAGCAGGTCCATCATATAATCTGATTTATCGGCCATAATGTGAGCAAATTCCCTTGTTTCCTTTTCTGACCAGGAATAGTCAGTGGAGGCGAGCATTTGGGCGTAGCCCGAAATGGAAGACAGCGGCGTTTTTAAATCATGGGAAAGGCCACTGATCCATTCTTCTCTCGTCTGGGCCATGATTTTCTGCTGTTTTTCATTTTGCTTCAGTGTTTCGGTAAGCTGAGATAGCGTTGCAATTAATTCTTTATATAGCCGGAACTTTCTTTTCAATTTTCCTTTTCTGTTTCGAGTTACCGGCCGGTCATGAACATCGGTCGGCTCCTGATAAACTCCGCTTCCCAGGTTTTGGATCCAATTCATTAAAGTCAGCAGAGGCACTCCAAATTTTCGCGCGTACCACAGTGTTCCGGCAAGGAGCAGCAGGAATGCCACAAGAAAAATGACCATAAGACTTTTGTTTAAGGAATCAAACATGCCTTTTTCCAAGGCAGATGTCTTATTAACTGCTGGAATCCCTACAAGGATGGCTTGTTCTGTGCTTGGGTCAAAATGTAATGCTGTGGAGCTTTCTTCCGTATGTCGCTTTGTGAAAAGCCTATTGACTGTGTACTCGTTGTCTTGATTTTCAGCTCCATATTCATCTACTACATTTCCTTCAGGGTCTATAAGTTGGACCCAACCATTCCTTTGGGATAGTTCTCTTTGGATCTTCTCAGATAACTTCAATTTTTGGAGTTCCCAGTCAACGGTTGGTGAGATTTGTTCCAAAAGTTGTTCTTCCAACTGTATTTTTCCGAAAAGGATATAACGCTTTTTATCTTCAAGCTCCCAATAAGTATATTGAGCTGACCCGCTGCTTCCTCCTAAAGTGAGGGAGGCAATTTCACTTTCCTTTAAAAATTCAGGAGCTTTTCCTGGCATATTATAAGTTCCCAGGACTTTTCCCTGATCATTGATGGAGAGAAGCCATCCATTCTGTTCCTTTGCGAGGATTTTCAGCTCGTCATCAAAAACAGCCTTCTCTTCCTTGAAGCTTACATGGCTGGATACAAAAAAATCTTCGGCCTTAGAGAGGTCCTGTCTGGATTCCATATCCATCAGAGAATATCCAAGAAAAGCCCAAAATGAGAGCAGTATGATGAAAAAAAGGACAAAAACAGTAATTAATTGAAAAAAGAATTGATAGATGAATCTTCTATGTATGTTCATGATTGCTGCCTTCCGGTACGAATTTATAGCCGAGGCCCCTTATTGTAATAATATGGCTAGGATTGCTCGGATTGATTTCGATCTTCTCTCGCAGCTTTCGGATATGCACCATGACCGTGTTGTCCTCACCAAATCCTTCTTCTCCCCATACTTGCTCGTATAGCTGGCTTTTGCTGAATAGCTGGTTGGGATGTTTACTTAGAAAAAGAAGAAGCTGATAGACTTGGGCTGGCAGGTCTATTTTTTTTCCTGAAACAGTAACCTCGCCTGCTGATGTATTAATCTTAATTCTGCCAAAATCATAGATTGTCTGTACGGAAACAGGTGGACTTCCTTTATGCCGTCGCAGGTGTGCCTTGATGCGGGCAGCGACTTCAAGCGGGTTAAATGGCTTCGTGATATAGTCATCCGCTCCAAGGGCAAATCCTGAAAGTTTATCAAGGTCGGTAGAACGAGCGGTCAGAAAGAAGATGGGAGCAGCAGTTGTTTCTCTGATTAAAGGGCAAATATCAAAACCGCTCCGGTCAGGGAGCATCACATCCAACAGAATAAGGTCATAGGTCTTCGTCCGGCAAAGCTCCAATGCTTCTGCGGCGGTGGAGGCAGTATCGATTTGATTGAACTGTTCACGCTGCAAAATGGTGGTCAGCATCTGCAAAATGGCTTTTTCATCATCCACCAGCAGCAATTTTGAATCTTGCATGAATGTATTCTCCTAATCTAGATTTTTCAACCCTATCATAACATTTCATTTCCAAAAATATAGGAATTAAGGAAAAATTAAGGTAGTATTTCGGTGTGGTTAAGGTTGAGAGGATATACTTTAGTCAGAACAGGCTGAAGGGAGTCAGGATTATGTTTGTCATGTGCAAAAGAGAGTTTGTTAGCCTTTTTAAAGGGATTAAATCCATCATAATGATTGGTATTTTATTCGCTGTGTCGTATTATTCAGCGAAGTTTTCCAGTTTCCTATTTTCCACCATGGAGTTAAAGGCAAGCGAGGCTGAGGATATTCATACGATCGGCCTTTTAGTTGTCATTTTGCTGCTTGGACAATTATTCGTGTTTGGTTTGTCCCACGACACAATCAACAGAGAAATTCACGAACGGACGATGAGATTTCTGGTGACAAGGGTATCACGATCATCTATATTATTGGGGAAATTTTTAGGAATATGGATGTTCTGGTGTGTCTGCCTTGTGGTGTCCTTTTTGCTTGTCAGTATCTATTCCAAAAAGATTGATCTGTTTATTTTTTCTCAGACAGTGAGCCTGGTCACGTACCAGGTCGCTATCGCTGTATTGTTATCTGTTCTTATTCCAAGACCTGGTTTTACCATGTTCCTGGGCAATATCCTTGGGCTGCTCCTGCCTATTTTAGGGTTTTGGACTACGTTCTCGCAAAATGGCTGGGTAAACTGGGTGAAGTTCTTTATTCCTTTTTACTATCTGGAACGGGATGATTACACTTTTTTAATCATATTTGGGTTGGCTGGTTTGATGGTGCTGGTTGCAGCCGCTGTTTTTAAAAGGAGGGAATGCTGATGAATGCGATCGAAACGAAACAGCTTTCAAAAGCGTATGGCGGCCATAAGGTGGTCAAAGGAATTGATTTATCAATAAAAAAGGGAGAAGTATTTGGTTTTTTGGGGCGTAATGGAGCAGGGAAATCAACCTTTATTAATATGCTTACAGGCATCATATCACCTAGCGGCGGTTCCTACTCACTCCTCGGGATTGAAGGTCCGGATCACAAAGTGATGAAACAAGTGGGAGTCATGCCGGATTACTCATCCTTTTATACATCATGGACGCCAATGGAACATCTGCGTTTTTTCTCAGAGTTATCGGGCAGCAAGGCGTCAAAAGTGAGGTGCAGGGAGGTCCTTGGAAGGGTGGATCTTTTACAGCATGCCAATAAGAAAACGGGGAAGTTCTCCTTTGGCATGAAAAAGAAATTGGGGATTGCTCAGGCTATTATTCATGACCCGGAGCTGGTGTTCCTTGATGAACCTACGTCAGGGATGGACGCAGAATCGGTTATTCAGGTTCACCGTCTCATTAGGGAACTCCAAGAAGAGGGAAAGACGATTTTAATGACTTCACATAACCTGGATGAAGTGGAGAAGATTTGCACAAGGATTGCGATTATGCGGGATGGAATCATCGATAAGATTGGGACAATGGAGGAATTACGGGCCTATTACCGGTCGACCATGACGGTCAAAATGAAACATTCGATTGTGCCAATACAGGAACAAGCTAAGCTGAAGCAGTGGCTTGAGTCTGCGGGTACCTTGCTCGAACATGGGGAAGCAGTTACCGTCATCACGATCGGTGATGAGAAAAAGATTGCTGAAATAATCAGGGCGTTTACCCAATGCAAAGCGGATGTTTTGCGGGTGGAAGTGGAAGAACCATCGCTAGAGGACATTTTTTTAGATGAATAGAATGGCAGATAGGAGATTTATATGCTAGTAGACATTAAAGAACCTCAAAACTCCATATCCCGTAAAGCTATCAATGTCTGGATCATCAGCGAAATCATTCAGAACTTCATTGGATTTGCGGTTCTGGGGATTTTGTTTTATCTGGATGATCGATTTTTATGGAAAGAATGGATTGGCTGGGTGTTGATACTCCTATTGGCTATCTCGATTCCAGCGGCAATTTGGGCTTTCATTTCTCCATATATTCAATATAAAAGCTGGCGTTATGAAGTGGATGAAGAATTTGTCCAGCTGAAGTCAGGGGTCTTGGAGGAGAAGCACCTGCTGATTCCCATGACAAAAATACAATCTGTTGAAACGGTACAGGGACCACTTATGAGGAAATACGGTCTATATTCAGTGAGCATAGGAACAATGGGATCCACCCATGTTATTCCGGCTTTGCCAAAAGAGGAGGCTGTCTCCTTACGGAATCAGATTGCTAAATATGCCAAAGTGAAGGATGAGGACGAATGAGACAAGCAAGAAGATATCATCCTTTTCGTATGTTATTTGGACTCATCCACCTACTAAGAAATACTGCGTTTCTCGCCTTGTTTTTATTTGTGATGAAAGCCGATTCGCAATCCTTTTTGATCGTATGGGGAAGGAAGCTCTTTCTCCCTTTTATCGCATTGTCCGTTATATCGATTTTTCTGAGATGGCTATCTGAGAAATACGATGCGGCGGATGGCCATTTTCATGTATATAAGGGTGTTTTTATTTCTTCCAGGCAAACGGTACCCTTCTCGAAAATCCAAAATATTAGCAGGCATACCTCGATTGTCCACCGTATTTTGGGTGTCACTTCACTTACCTTTGAGACTGGCATGGATGGGGAAAATTCACAGATTAAATTTACAGTGGTTACTCACGGAGAAGCTGACAAGCTGGAAGGGGCGCTTAGGGAGGGAATGCCAGAAGATTTTCGCGGAGAGGATGAAACCGATGGGCGGACGATTCATTTTACACCTGAAAGGAAGAATATAATAAAGGCAGCCATTTCTTCATTGAGCTTTCTTGTTTTGATTTCTTTCGGAATTTCTGTTTACACGAAGGCCTCGGATATTTGGGATGTAAAGGAGGGGGCATTGAGTTTTCTTCAAGGATTTCTTGATTCCTGGCCCATATGGTTGGCTGGCCTTACAGTTGTGATCCTATTGTCTGTCTTATTCGGTTTTTTATGGACCTATCTGAAATATGGCAAATACGAAATTTCTTCTGATCAAGAGCGGATCTATATTCGCAAAGGCCTTTTGGAGGAGACGTCCTTTACGATCTCTAAGGAAAGGGTACAGGCGATTGACATCAGGCAGAACTTGATGAAGCGTTTGACAGGTGTAGCGGCCGTCACATTGTCTACAGTTGGAGATACAGAGGCTGGGGAGGAAAAGGATGGAGCCAACTCGCTGTTTCCCTATCTTCCTGTTAACCTCGCCTGCAAAATTGCAGAGGAAATCCTGCCCGATTATACCATTTCACAAAACATGATTCCGCTGCCTAGAAAAGCTTTGTGGGCCAGCCTTTTGACGCCAAGCTGGATCTGGATGATGGCATCTGCACCACTCTTTTATTTCAAGCCGGAAATACTTGGCTTCGAGAAAACCTGGATCATTCTTACTGTCATTCTCTTCATTCTGGTCGTAATGGGAAGAGTTTCAGCATTTTTCAATGCGCGTTATCTGATCCATGGAGAGTTTATACAGTTTAGGACGGGCATCCTCGGCACAAGAGTATTTATTTCGAAGCGCAGCAAAATAATTCAAGCGGAGATCACCGCAACCCGATGGCAAAAAGCCTTCGGACTCGCATCCATACAGACCGTCAACAGAGGAAAACCTGTCCAGCATTCAGGCATAAAAAACATACCAACACAAACAGCCAACTCCTTCTATTCCTGGTATAAAAGAAGGAACAACCAAATAAAAACAAGATAGCCAGAAAATGGGGCTAAACTTAGAGACGGTTCTAGTATTTTTGACCGTTAACAGAACCGTCCATTTGTCACTATTTTAAAAAAAGTCAAAAAAGAATTTGACAAAAAGATTTTCACCTGATAATTTTATAATTAATAAAATTCTGGAAAAATAAAATCGATGACGAGAAGAGTAAGATGAGTGCCCTGTTCCACAGAGAGTCGGTAAATGGTGAAAGCCGATGTTCAGAACTGATCCGAAAATCATCTCCGAGATGCAATGCTGAACTTTTTCAGTAAGTGTTGCCGGGTGGTCCGCCGTTACAAGGAACGCGTATGATTGTACGTTGATTGAGTGCCGTAATGTGGATTTTTTTATCCATAAACGGAACTAGGGTGGTATCGCGAGCTAAACTCGTCCCTATTTTAGGGACGAGTTTTTTTGTTTTTCAAAAAACATATGGAAATGAGGAATGGATGATGAAGGAGCAATTGATCTTTTTGAATGGCCAGTTTGTCAGTAAGAAAGACGCTGTTGTATCGGTGTATGATCATGGTTTTCTATACGGAGATGGTGTCTTCGAGGGGATTCGAGTGTATGAAGGCAATGTGTTCAGGCTTCAGGAGCATGTTGATCGCCTGTATGACTCGGCGAAGTCCATTATGTTGTCCATTCCTTACAGCAAACAGGAGTTAAGCGATCTTGTGGTTGAGACTTTGAGAGTGAATGACCTGTTGAATGCCTATATTCGCGTGGTTGTTTCCAGGGGAGTAGGAAATCTGGGCCTCGACCCGGCTTCCTGTTCAAGGCCGCAGGTCATCGTCATTGCGGAGGAGCTTGCATTATTCCCGAAAGAGTTATATGAGTCAGGCATTGAGATTGTCACGGTGGCCACGAGACGGAATCGCTCGGATGTGCTTTCGCCTAAAGTGAAATCATTGAACTATTTGAATAATATCCTTGTCCGGATTGAGGCCGGTTTATCCGGGGTGAATGAAGCGCTGATGCTGAACGATCAGGGCTATGTGGCAGAAGGCTCTGCGGATAATGTTTTTATCGTAAAAAATGGCGAGATCCTGACGCCTCCCGGGTATGTGGGAGCGCTGGAAGGGATCACGAGAAATGCCATCATGGAAATCGCCCGCAATCTTGGGTTCTCGATGAGGGAGGAAGTTTTCACAAGGCATGATGTCTATGTGGCCGATGAGGTCTTTTTAACCGGGACGGCGGCAGAGGTCATTGCGGTTGTGAAGGTGGATGGCCGAGTGGTCGGTGATGGAAAACCAGGTGCTGTCACAAATCAACTTTTAAAAGAGTTCAGGAAAACCGTCGTTGAGGACGGAGTCAAAGTCTATGAACAGCAAATTGTATAGAGATAAATCAAGGGGGGAATTTCGTATGCGCAGTGACATGATCAAAAAGGGAGTTGACCGCGCTCCGCACAGAAGCTTGCTTTATGCAACCGGCGTGAAATTAGAGGATCTGGAGAAGCCTTTCATTGGCGTGTGCAATTCGTATATCGATATTATTCCGGGGCACGTCCATTTGAGGCAGTTCGCGGATGTGGTCAAGGACGCAATCAGAGAGGCGGGCGGGATTCCGTTCGAGTTCAATACGATTGGCGTTGATGATGGGATTGCGATGGGGCATATCGGCATGAGGTATTCCCTGCCGAGCAGAGAGCTGATCGCTGATTCAGCCGAAACCGTCATTAATGCCCATTGGTTCGATGGTGTTTTCTACATCCCGAACTGCGACAAGATCACTCCCGGGATGCTGATGGCGGCAGTGCGGACGAATGTCCCTTCTGTATTTGTTTCGGGCGGCCCGATGGAGGCTGGGGTTTCCAGCACCGGGAAGCCATTATCGCTTGTATCTGTATTTGAAGGCGTAGGAGCCTATCAATCTGGGAGAATGTCTCAAGAGGAATTGCTGGATATCGAGCAGAATGCTTGTCCTACTTGTGGCTCATGCTCGGGCATGTTCACGGCCAACTCTATGAATTCACTGATGGAAATGCTCGGTGTTGCGCTCCCAGGTAACGGCACACTTGTTGCGACATCGGAAGAGCGCCATCAATTAATCTATGAGGCAGCTCGCCATTTGGTCGAGATGATTAAAAAGGATATCAAGCCAAGAGACATCATCACCAAGGAAACGATTGACGATGCCTTTGCGCTGGATATGGCGATGGGCGGATCGACGAATACGGTCCTCCATACGCTTGCGATTGCGAATGAAGCGGAAATTGACTATGACTTGAGCCGGATTAATGAGGTGGCAAAACGGATTCCTTATTTGTCTAAAATCAGCCCGGCCTCCGATTATTCGATGCAGGATGTCCATAATGCCGGTGGTGTCAGCGCGATTATCAAGCAGCTTTGTGAAATGGAAGGAGCTGTACACCCGGACCGGATCACCATCACTGGTAAATCACTTTATGAAAATGTAAAGGATGCCGAGGTTCTAAATGGTGATGTCATCCGCAGCAAGGAAACAGCCTATAGCCCTGTCGGCGGTTTATCTGTTCTGTTTGGGAATATCGCACCAGATGGAGGCGTCATCAAGGTTGGAGCAGTGGACCCTTCCATCAAGACTTTTAAAGGTGAAGCGATTGTCTATGAATCTCAGGATGAGGCTTTGGCTGGAATCGAAGGTGGCGATGTACGTGAGGGACATGTGGTTGTCATCCGCTACGAAGGGCCAAAAGGTGGTCCGGGAATGCCGGAAATGCTTGCGCCAACAGCCGCGATTGCCGGAAGAGGCCTGGAAAAGAAAGTCGCCCTGATTACAGATGGCAGATTCTCAGGAGCCTCAAGGGGCATTTCCATTGGACACATTTCACCGGAAGCGGCTGAGGGCGGGCCAATCGCCTTTGTTGAAAATGGAGATCCTATTTTCATTGATTTAGAGGAAAGAACCATTTTCCTGGAGGTTCCTGAAGGAGAATTACAGGAGCGGAAAGCACAATGGAAACAGCCGGAGCCGAAGATCAAGAAAGGTTATCTGGCTCGCTATTCCAAGCTCGTCACCTCAGCAAGCACGGGTGGCATCCTGAAAATTTAATAGATAACTCGATGACGAGGTTAAGGGAAATTTGAAAACATAATAGAGAACTCGATGACGAGGTTTAGGGATTGGATTCCGTATTCACAGAGAGCTGGTAGCGCTGGAAGCCAGCAATACGCCAATTCCTTCATCCCCTCTGAGTGCTGACCTGAAATACCAGTAGGGCCAGCCGGGTATACACGGATGTATACCCGTTATCAAAAAGAGACAGTTCAGATCCTTTTTTTAAAAAAAGTGACCTGAACTGCCTTTAAAGGCTGTGTCTTGCAAGAGATGCAGCGAATGAGGGTGGTACCGTGGAATGCTATAAGCCTTTCACCCCTGCACAATGATTGATGTTGTGTAGGGGGAAGGGTTTTTTATTTTGCTTTGATTGATCAATAGGAAGAAAAGGAGGAAATGGGGATGGAAGCGAAAGAGCCAATGG
The window above is part of the Mesobacillus jeotgali genome. Proteins encoded here:
- a CDS encoding ABC transporter permease subunit; its protein translation is MFVMCKREFVSLFKGIKSIIMIGILFAVSYYSAKFSSFLFSTMELKASEAEDIHTIGLLVVILLLGQLFVFGLSHDTINREIHERTMRFLVTRVSRSSILLGKFLGIWMFWCVCLVVSFLLVSIYSKKIDLFIFSQTVSLVTYQVAIAVLLSVLIPRPGFTMFLGNILGLLLPILGFWTTFSQNGWVNWVKFFIPFYYLERDDYTFLIIFGLAGLMVLVAAAVFKRREC
- a CDS encoding ABC transporter ATP-binding protein, with protein sequence MNAIETKQLSKAYGGHKVVKGIDLSIKKGEVFGFLGRNGAGKSTFINMLTGIISPSGGSYSLLGIEGPDHKVMKQVGVMPDYSSFYTSWTPMEHLRFFSELSGSKASKVRCREVLGRVDLLQHANKKTGKFSFGMKKKLGIAQAIIHDPELVFLDEPTSGMDAESVIQVHRLIRELQEEGKTILMTSHNLDEVEKICTRIAIMRDGIIDKIGTMEELRAYYRSTMTVKMKHSIVPIQEQAKLKQWLESAGTLLEHGEAVTVITIGDEKKIAEIIRAFTQCKADVLRVEVEEPSLEDIFLDE
- a CDS encoding response regulator transcription factor: MQDSKLLLVDDEKAILQMLTTILQREQFNQIDTASTAAEALELCRTKTYDLILLDVMLPDRSGFDICPLIRETTAAPIFFLTARSTDLDKLSGFALGADDYITKPFNPLEVAARIKAHLRRHKGSPPVSVQTIYDFGRIKINTSAGEVTVSGKKIDLPAQVYQLLLFLSKHPNQLFSKSQLYEQVWGEEGFGEDNTVMVHIRKLREKIEINPSNPSHIITIRGLGYKFVPEGSNHEHT
- a CDS encoding HAMP domain-containing sensor histidine kinase, producing the protein MNIHRRFIYQFFFQLITVFVLFFIILLSFWAFLGYSLMDMESRQDLSKAEDFFVSSHVSFKEEKAVFDDELKILAKEQNGWLLSINDQGKVLGTYNMPGKAPEFLKESEIASLTLGGSSGSAQYTYWELEDKKRYILFGKIQLEEQLLEQISPTVDWELQKLKLSEKIQRELSQRNGWVQLIDPEGNVVDEYGAENQDNEYTVNRLFTKRHTEESSTALHFDPSTEQAILVGIPAVNKTSALEKGMFDSLNKSLMVIFLVAFLLLLAGTLWYARKFGVPLLTLMNWIQNLGSGVYQEPTDVHDRPVTRNRKGKLKRKFRLYKELIATLSQLTETLKQNEKQQKIMAQTREEWISGLSHDLKTPLSSISGYAQMLASTDYSWSEKETREFAHIMADKSDYMMDLLEDLTLTYRLKNHALPIAKEPTDLNEFIRRIIIHYINDPAHQDKSFDFTPYPDSITASIDPKWFQRIMDNVIANAIKYNPPGTAISVTLTTIEDHLIVITIEDDGIGMESATLEKLFSRYYRGTHTGETGSGSGLGMAITKQLVHLHNGTIQGQSQPRKGTTIRIMLPTKQ
- a CDS encoding PH domain-containing protein is translated as MLVDIKEPQNSISRKAINVWIISEIIQNFIGFAVLGILFYLDDRFLWKEWIGWVLILLLAISIPAAIWAFISPYIQYKSWRYEVDEEFVQLKSGVLEEKHLLIPMTKIQSVETVQGPLMRKYGLYSVSIGTMGSTHVIPALPKEEAVSLRNQIAKYAKVKDEDE
- a CDS encoding PH domain-containing protein yields the protein MRQARRYHPFRMLFGLIHLLRNTAFLALFLFVMKADSQSFLIVWGRKLFLPFIALSVISIFLRWLSEKYDAADGHFHVYKGVFISSRQTVPFSKIQNISRHTSIVHRILGVTSLTFETGMDGENSQIKFTVVTHGEADKLEGALREGMPEDFRGEDETDGRTIHFTPERKNIIKAAISSLSFLVLISFGISVYTKASDIWDVKEGALSFLQGFLDSWPIWLAGLTVVILLSVLFGFLWTYLKYGKYEISSDQERIYIRKGLLEETSFTISKERVQAIDIRQNLMKRLTGVAAVTLSTVGDTEAGEEKDGANSLFPYLPVNLACKIAEEILPDYTISQNMIPLPRKALWASLLTPSWIWMMASAPLFYFKPEILGFEKTWIILTVILFILVVMGRVSAFFNARYLIHGEFIQFRTGILGTRVFISKRSKIIQAEITATRWQKAFGLASIQTVNRGKPVQHSGIKNIPTQTANSFYSWYKRRNNQIKTR
- the ilvD gene encoding dihydroxy-acid dehydratase; the protein is MRSDMIKKGVDRAPHRSLLYATGVKLEDLEKPFIGVCNSYIDIIPGHVHLRQFADVVKDAIREAGGIPFEFNTIGVDDGIAMGHIGMRYSLPSRELIADSAETVINAHWFDGVFYIPNCDKITPGMLMAAVRTNVPSVFVSGGPMEAGVSSTGKPLSLVSVFEGVGAYQSGRMSQEELLDIEQNACPTCGSCSGMFTANSMNSLMEMLGVALPGNGTLVATSEERHQLIYEAARHLVEMIKKDIKPRDIITKETIDDAFALDMAMGGSTNTVLHTLAIANEAEIDYDLSRINEVAKRIPYLSKISPASDYSMQDVHNAGGVSAIIKQLCEMEGAVHPDRITITGKSLYENVKDAEVLNGDVIRSKETAYSPVGGLSVLFGNIAPDGGVIKVGAVDPSIKTFKGEAIVYESQDEALAGIEGGDVREGHVVVIRYEGPKGGPGMPEMLAPTAAIAGRGLEKKVALITDGRFSGASRGISIGHISPEAAEGGPIAFVENGDPIFIDLEERTIFLEVPEGELQERKAQWKQPEPKIKKGYLARYSKLVTSASTGGILKI
- the ilvE gene encoding branched-chain-amino-acid transaminase encodes the protein MKEQLIFLNGQFVSKKDAVVSVYDHGFLYGDGVFEGIRVYEGNVFRLQEHVDRLYDSAKSIMLSIPYSKQELSDLVVETLRVNDLLNAYIRVVVSRGVGNLGLDPASCSRPQVIVIAEELALFPKELYESGIEIVTVATRRNRSDVLSPKVKSLNYLNNILVRIEAGLSGVNEALMLNDQGYVAEGSADNVFIVKNGEILTPPGYVGALEGITRNAIMEIARNLGFSMREEVFTRHDVYVADEVFLTGTAAEVIAVVKVDGRVVGDGKPGAVTNQLLKEFRKTVVEDGVKVYEQQIV
- a CDS encoding HAD family hydrolase gives rise to the protein MAAYNVILLDLDGTITDPKVGITKSVQYALRKMGKAAPNVDQLEGFIGPPLQVSFAEYFDFDEHQTEMAIDFYRERFKEKGIFENELYPNIPDLLKFLKEQSFSLAVATSKPTVFADQILKHFKIEHYFDLVVGSNLDGTRTSKTEIIEYILNEYHQHMPEDFIMIGDRKHDIEGACNNGIDSIGVLYGYGSLEELRNSRPVYIVESVEQLREVLMGSRVK